ACGCCGAAGACAAGCGCAAGCGCAAGGAGGAGAACCTGAACCAGCTCATGAAAAGATTTTTGCTGCTCCTGATACGTGCCGCCATAATCAACCCGAACGCTCGCGGGAAGATTCAACTTAGCCACAGCGTCTTTCACCTTCACCATGGCGCCGCCAAGATTCGAGCCTTCCAGCCGTCCGCTGACCAGCACTACCTGTTCAAGATTTTCGCGGCGGATCTCATTCTGCGGAGGCAGCTCTTTGATCTCGGCAAGCGCACCCAGCGTCGCAGTGTGTCCCGTCGCAGAGTTGAAGACCGTGTTCTGGATCGCACTCAACGAAGAGCGATGTTCGTCTGACAGGCGAACCCGGACCGTGTAGGGTCGACCAGCCACAATCACCGGATCGGTAGAAGGCAGGCCATCAAGCAGCGAGGTTGCGTCCTCGGCCACCTCCTGAACCGTAAAACCGAGGCGGCTCGCCAGACCAGGGTCAACCTGGAAGGTAGTCGCAGGACCACTCAGTGTGTTGTCGACGCCGTTCTGAGTATCGACGACCCCCGGAATCGCCGAGATCGCCGCCTGCACCTTCGGCCCCAGATCGTGCAGAAGTGTGATGTCGTTAGAGAAGAGTTTAATCTGAATCGGCTCAGGAGAGTTCGAGAGATCGTTGATCATATCCTCAAGAACCTGCACAAACTCGACATCAAGTTCAGGCTCCTGCTCTTTAATCTTTCCCCGCACCTCCGAAATAATCTCGTCGATCGCTCGTGATCGCTTCGTCTTCAGACGAACCGAGATATCGCCGGTATTTGCCTCCGTGACGGCAGCGAGGCCAAGCTGAAGACCGGTGCGGCGTGTTGTAATCGAAACCTCCGGCGTATCGCGGAGGATCTTTTCCACTCGATCAAGAGCCTTGTTCGTCGTCGCAAGAGAACTGCCCGCAGGCATGATGTAGTCAAGGATAAAACTCCCTTCATCCATCGCTGGCAGCAGATTGGATCCAAGTGCGTTATAAGCTAAGTAGCCAACGACGATAAGAACGCCGGAGATGGCTGCCAGAGCCCAGGTTCGACGAATCGTCCAGCCGAGAACGCGGTTGTGCAAGCTAAGCACGCGGCGCATAAAAGGACCATTATCGTCATGGTTCGCGGCTGCGTTCTCCTCAGACGGCTTCAAGGGGGCATCTTCACGACGCTCACGCAGAAGCGAAAGTGAAAGCGCAGGCGTAAAGGTTAAAGCCAACAGGAGTGACGTGAGAAGAGCCGCAGTCATGGTCACAGCCAGCGCTCGGAAGAAACTGCCGGTCACCCCGGTAACTGCGATTAAAGGAAGGAAGACGACTACAGGGGTAACGGTAGATCCAATAAGAGGAATCGTGATCTCGTGCAGAGCGGTCCGTACCGCATCGACGCGGGACTGCCCACGATCCCGATGCACGACGATATTTTCCACGACCACGATCGCGTCGTCGATGACAAGACCGATAGCGGCGGCAAGTCCGCCAAGCGTCATCAGGTTAAAGCTCTGTCCGATGATCCAGAGAAAAAGAATTGTAACTGCAACGGTGACAGGTATCACCAGCCCGGCGATCAGCGAAGAAGTCCAGTCATGCAGAAATAAAAACAGAATCACGCACGCCAGCAAAAGGCCAATCAGAATGGCGTCGCGAACGCTGGCGATGCTCTCACGAACAAGCTCCGACTGATCGTAGAACGGTGTGAGATGAACCCCCGCGGGTAGAGTCTTGCTGAGTTGGGCGATCTCGACGGCGACCGCGGCAGCCACGGCAACCGTGTTGCTGTTAGGTTGCCGCGTTATGTTGAGCAACACAGACGGTATGCCGTTGGCGTCGACGGCGGTATACACAGGAAGAGTAGCCGGCCCCAGGGTTGCTACATCCGAGATGTGAATCGGAACACCGGCCGCCGTGGTCTTGACGACGAGTCGGCCAAGCGACTCCACATCATGCGCCTGCGCTCCCACCAGCCCAAGGATCAGCTGATGATCGGCCTCATAAAGCCCCGGAGAATCGATGATATTCGACGTCTGCACCGCGTTCACAAGATCGAGAACGGTGATGCCCGCGATCTGCAAGCGCGCAGGATCCGGAACAATGTGAAACTCGGGAACCTTACCGCCCTGAACCACAACCGTGCTCACCCCGGTAACGCGATTCAGAGGAGGCTTGAGGTCATAGGTCGCAATCTGCCAGAGAGCCGTGGGTGACACGGTGTTAGGCCCTCGGTCATCTGCGGTCAGCGCATACCCCAGGATAGGAAAGGTCGCGAAGGTCAGCCGGTTCGTCGTAATCTTCGCTGTACTGGGCAGGCTCGACTGTATCTTCGCCAAAGCGGAGTCAGTGAGTTGCAGCGTGCGGAACATGTCCACACTCCAGTCGAAGAACAGACTCACCTCGGCAGATCCACGACTGGTTGTGCTGCGAACCGTCATCAGTCCGGGAACACTGTTGACGGCATCTTCAATAGGCTTCGTGATCGTGACCTGCATCTGCTCAACCGGCATCACACCGTTATCGACGCCAATGACCACACGCGGAAAGTTAGTATCCGGAAAGACAGAGATCGGTACCTGGAAGGCCGCGTAAATGCCGGCAATCGTGAGCACGATGAGGAAGAAGAAGATCGGCTTGGCGGTACGCGTCAGCCAAAAGCTTTTTTCGTCGGCGGTAGGTGCATTCGGCAGACTCACTATTTGCCTCCCGCATCGTCGTCGCTCTTGCCTGCCGAACCTTTCTCCTCGGCCGGCCCCACCTTCACCTTCGTGCCTTCGTCCAGCCCATAGCCGCCAGTCGTAATCACCGTATCGCTCGGCTTGAGACCGCTAAGGATCTCCGCTGATTCGTCAGTCTGTATGCCTACTGTGACCGCTCGTTTTGCAGCCGCGCCGTCCGCGCCGACCACCATGACGATCTTGCCCGCGCCCTCTGGCGACCGCTGAACTGCTTCCGTCGGAATCAGCAGCGCATTCTCCACAGTCTTTCCCTTAAGAGTAGCGCGCACCGAAGTTCCGGCCTTCAGATGACCCTTGGAATTGGGTACTCGCAGCCAGACCTCCACCGTCGTGCTGCCAGGGTCGAGCGCCGGACTGATCAGCGAAACCTTGGCATCCACGGGCTCCTCGACTCCCGGTACCGTAATCGTAGCGGGAGAGCCCAGGCTCAGTCGCTGTGCCTGAATCTGTGCGACGTGCAGCTTCGCGATCATGAAAGAGGTATCCATCACCGTCACAACGGGAGTTCCTGCAGCGGCAGTCTCCCCTGCGAACAGTGGTCGATCCGTTACAACGCCAGAGATCGGCGTTCTGATGTTGGTGTAACTAAGTTGCGCCTGCGCACCCAGGTACTTTCCCTTTGCAGAGGCGAGCGTCCCCTTGGCCGACTCTAGCGAAGCGCTGGTGCCAACCTTGGTAAGTGCCTCGTACTTCTGCTTCGCGATATCGTAAGCGGCCTGCGCCTGTAGTGCCGTCGTTCGCGCAGTATCGTAATCGCGGCCAGGTATCGCTCCCTGAGCCAGCAACTGCTTGCGGGCCTCGAGGATGCTATTGTCCAGATCGAGCGTCGCCTTGGCCTGCTCCAGATCAAGCCGCGATCGGGTTTGCTCTTCAGGAACCGCAGACTGCGTTGCCGTCGCATAGGCCCCTTGCGCTGCATCGAACGCGCCTTTGTTATCCATCGCGGCCGCCGCGAGATCTTCGTTTTCAAGCGTTGCCACAAGCTGGCCGGCCTTAACATGGGAGCCGCGTTGAACGTAAAACTTACGCACCGGCGCAGTCACCTTAGGTAAAATTGCGGCCTGCGCAACAGGAGCAAGTATTGCATCTGCGTCAATCTCCTCAGTGATCGAGCCGCTCGTGGGATGGACGGCTTGCACTGTGACCACTGGCTTATCGGCTGAATCGTCCGCCTTCTTGCAGCCGCTCTGAAGCAGCAGGGAAGCAGACAGGAACAGCAAAGACACGGCCAATGACGGTGTCCCAGCCCGTTGAGTCGTCGTAGTTACCATTTTGTCGGCCACGGTTAAATCGTCCCCGTAAGTAGTTGAAGATTTGCCAGCGCAAGCTGATAGCGAATGGTGCCGTCCTGATACGCAAGCTCTGCGCTGGTCAACGAGTTCTGCGCATCGACAACTTCGAGAACAGTCGCCTCGCCGGCGGAGTAGCGCATCCGTGTCAGGTGAAGGCTCTCCCGCGCCGTCTGCACGCTCAACTCCAGCGAAGCAAGCTGATCGTGAGCGAGGGAAGCCTCTCCATAAAACTCATCAAGCTGGGCGATCAAGGTGCGCTGCGTCGAAGTCAGTGCCACCTTGGCAGCATCACGAAGAATGTGCGCCTGTTTAATCTTGTGCTGCGTCGCAAACCAGTCCCACACAGGAATATCGAGCGTCGCCGAAGCGGAGTAGCCAAGGTTGCGAACACCGTCAGGGCCATTCGCGGCGAACTGCGGAGCATCGATACCATACGAGTAGTTCAGCACCAGGTCCGGCAGGTAAGCAGCACGCGCTGTCGTAATGTCGAGATCCTTCGCTCGCAGCGTTGCCAGAGCGCTCTTCAACTCAGGATTATTCGCGGCGGCCTGTGTCTCCACCACCGTTCGCTCCGGAAGCGAAGTTGCCGCAGGAAGCGTCACACTATACGGCGAGCGCGGATCAGGAAACAGCAGCACGCCAAGATCAAGCCGAGCCTTCTGCGCCTGCAATTGAGCGTCTCCAAGATCTCGCTGCCGTTGTTGCAGCGTCAACTGCGCCTTGATGACATCCGCATGGGCCACCTCTCTTGCCGCTTCGCGCTGCTGCGTCTGCTTCACAAAGTCGGCAGCTTCGTCAGTGGCGCGCTGTTGAACGACAATCCGTTGCTGCGCAGCAGTTGAATTGTAAAAAAGTCCGACGACCGTCGAGGTCAAACCCCTGCGGCTAATCTCCATCTCTGCACTGGCAATTGCAGCAGCCGCACCAGCGCGAGCCAGAGCAGTGTACTGTGCAAGCCCAATCGTCTCGGTAGCCACGCCCTGGCTGATGTACTCGTGCACTGTATTGTTGGCGATGAACCTGGGCGAAGGCTGTGTCGTCCCGATCGAGCCGGTCCCGTTACGCGCCCCATTCGGCTGAGTATAGAGAAACTGATTGTGGTACACCACAGAGGGAAGCAACGCCGCCCGGGCAATTGATCGGTCAAGCTGTGCCGTCTTACTCGCTGCCACCGCCGCGGCAAATGCGGGCTCGTTCGCCCTTGCCAGCGACAGCGCCTGGTCAAGCGTAACGGCCTGACCAGCCTGGTTCGTACCCTGCACACTCGCCTGTGCCATCACGCCACCATTCGCCTGCGTGGCTCCAGCGTCAGTTGTTGGCGAGGCTGCACTCTGCGGCGCACCTGTAAGCTCCGGTGCAGCTACCCCGGAAGTTGTCGTCTGCCACGCTTCAGCTGGTGATGGCGCGAGGACCAGTGCCATCACCCAGCCAAACGCGAAGATCGGATTGAATAAAAAGATTCGTTTCATGGTTTACTTGCACACACCCATTGCACGGACGATCTCCCGCGGCTAGTCTTGGCCGATCACCAGCACCGTAAAGCTGTCGGGCAGAATAGAGGGTCGCGGGCGAGGAGTCGCAGCGGTTGCAGGCGGGGTGGCGCCGAACTTGGCCGTGACCGTGTAGATCTTTCCGGTTGACGAGTCGAACGCCATCGTTCTCGCGCCCTTCATCGTCGGCAGCGTTTGAATCACTGGATACGTTGCCTTGCTGGCATCGACGACGCTCAACGTGCCATCGCCATTCGAAGAGAAGGCCAGCTTCTTGCTTGCGTCATATCCAGCGGCATCAGGCCCATCGCCAATGGTCGGCGTACCCAGTGACTTGCCGGTGTGCGAATCGGTGATGGCCATCTTCTTACCGTCACAGACCGAAAACAGACGTCCGCCCTCCTTATCGAAGGCCAGCCCAGACGGTGAGTCGCACCCGGACAGAGCCCACGTAGCCGAAATCTTCTGCGCCTTGGCGTCCAGTCGCACGATGCTGTTCTTATCTTCAATATTGACGAAGACAGTTCCTGCATCGTCGCTCTGCGGAAACTCCGGTTTGCCGGGCAGCGCGACCGTACCGATTGCCTTGCGACTGGCTGCATCGATCACCGTCGCGTTCTTGCTGGTTCCGTTGAACGCCCAGAGCGTGTTGGTAGAGCCCTCGTAGACGATGCCGTCAGGATTGGTTCCGGCCGGAATCTTCGTCAGCGTCGCGAAGTTGGAGGTATCGAACACCACAACGTCGTTTGCTCCGCCATCGGAGACGAAGCCGGTCTTGCCATCGGGAGCGATGACGACGCCGTGGCATCGGGTCAATCCTTCAATCGCTCCGATCACCTTTCCAGTCGTGGTATCGACGACGTCGACCCGGGTCAGATGCGCGATGTAAAGGCGGTGTGTTGCCGGATCGGCCGTCAGGTAGTCCCAACCTCCCGTGCCTCCGATGGTCCATCGTTGTTCAATCTGAAATGGTTTTTGCGCCGTAGCAGACGCTATCGTGAAGAAGGGAACCAGCGTCGATGCGGCAAAGAGGAGAGAAGAGACGACTCGTCTGCTTGTATTCGGCATGTCAAAAACACTCCAGAATGAAAGAAAATTTGTTCCCTACAAATATCGCAGAGCTGGCTTAATGTACGCTTAAGAAGTAGGAACTCCTTTTTCCCGGCTACTCGCGGTCCCAGGATACGTTTTCTCTGTTGCGATCTGGACCAGTGGCAGAGTAACAATAGCGCTCGTGCCCTGTCCCGGCCTGCTCTCCAGGCTTATCGCTCCGTGGTATCGCAAAACGATCGCCTTTGAGATCGCCAGCCCCAGACCCGTACCGCCCGTTCGTCGACTACGCGACGGGTCTCCACGATAGAAACGGTCGAAGACATGAGGAAGTACCTCCTCTGGAACTCCGATTCCATCGTCTTCAATAACCAATCGGGCCACACTGTCCCGGCTCGTTACGATCGCGCGAACCTCTGCGCCCTCCCCGCTATGCTGAATCGCATTATGAATCAGGTTCGAGCAGAGCAGCCGAACCTGGTCGGGATCGCAGGAAACGAAGACCGGCCTCTCCGCGTTGATCACCAGGTTGATGCGGTGGAAGCTCGCCAGCGTCCGAAAGTGCTCCGCCACATCACGGAGAACATCGCCAAGTTCCACCATCCGATACGACTCCGGCTGTTCCGCGCCATCCTCAAGCCGCGCCAGGGTTAGCATCTTGGCGACAAGCTCCTCCATCCGCTCCGAGTCGATCCTCACTCGCTCAAGCCCCTCTTCATACTCCTTCGCCGACCTCGACCGCATCGTCAGAAGCTGAAAGGAAGACTTCACCACCGCCACCGAGGTCTTCAGTTCGTGGGCTGCATCGCTGACAAACTGCTTTTGTTGCGCGAAGGACTGCTCCAGCCTCAGCAGCGCCGACTCAATGGCCGAGACAAGCGGCTCAAGCTCCCGCACATAGCGGGCCTGACTCGAGGGACCCAGATTCCACGAGTTGACCGAGATCTTGCCCGCCTGCTCGACCAGTTCGTATAACGGTTGAAGTCCGCTGCGCAAAAGGTGCAGCAGCACAACGCCGGTGATCATCAGCAGCAGGAGGCCCGAGAGTGCATAGAACGCTATGGCATTCCGCACTCGCTCCCACACCGGATGAGTGCGCGAGCCGTAGAGAATAATGACATGCCGGGCAATGCCACCTTTCGCATCCCCCGGATCGACGATCCGCAGACCGGGCCTGCGTATGACGCGATAGTGAATCCCTCCAACCGTCAGATTGCGAAACTCCCGCGTGTCCTTACTGGCCAGCTCCTGCTCGCCCCCCGGCCACCCCTGCGACCCGATCACGCGGCCACGGTCGTCGCGAACGATATAAATGTCTCGCCGCGGAGCCAGCCCTTCGGTTCCATAAAGCATCAGGTTGTCTTCAGGGTCTTCTGCGTCCTGCACCGCTCCCAGTACCGAATCCACCCGGCCGCGAAGCGTTACATCGAACGCGCGAAAGTGTGAAATGCCCTCATAAACACTGGCGATTCCAATCAAAGCCAGCAGTGAGCACAGTTCCACCAGGAGCACAGCCGCAATCAGTCGCCGCGTCAGCGAGTAACTCTTCATGCCGATTCGCCTCCGGTGCTATTGCCTCGTTCGCGAAGCCGGCGAAGCACCGTCAGGCCATCCAACCCCATCCGCCCATCCTCGGCATGGTCCACCGTGAAGCCTTGCCCCTCGCGCAGTGCGTGCCCCACGTCTTCAGTTAGGCGGATCTCGTCTTCAACCAGCAGCACACGCATGAATAGATCTCACCACACAAAGCTTAAGACAGCCTTAAATTGCCCATAGGCCGAACAATTCTTGCAGCGCACAGAGCGTCTTGCAGCGCACAGAGCGTCTTGCAGCGCACAGAGCGTCTTACAGCGCACATGCCGATCAACCGGCTTTGGCTCGAAAGCTTCTACCACTTCTCTCCCGCCCTAATCGCCGCTCGCAAACAACTGCAGCAGCGCATCACTAGCCTCCTGCACATCTCGAATCTTGAACTCAGGATCAAGCTGCAGCGCCTTCGCCCGCGGAGCCAGCGCCGTCAGCGACTGCATCACCGTCTCTGCAGACAGACGCGGAGTGCTCGGCCCCACCACCAGATACTCTATCCCTTCCACCTGCAGCAGCGTCTTCGCGTCGCGGAATGAGCAGGTCGATCTCACGTCATATCCATGCTGCATCAGCACTGTCCTCACAAACACGCAAAGGTCCGCCGACTCATCCACCACCAGCACCCGCGGGCCCTCCTGCTTCTGCGTCGCCACCGTCGGCCGCTCTCTCAAATACGACTGAATCGCCTCCTCCTCGGTCGCATAGCTCTCCAGCAAAGCGGAGACCTTCGTCAACTTCAGCAGGTCCGTAAGAAACTTCGGCGGCCCAGCCAGCCGAAGATCGCCCCCGCGTCGGCGCATCCGTTCGGAGAATCGCACCAGCAGACCCAGCCCAATGCTGTCCAGCCGGCTCACCTCGCTCAACTCCACCACCAGCCGAGAGAACTCACGCGCCCCCTCATCCAGCATTGCCTCCAGCGCCTTCACCTCAGCGCCCAGAACAATACGCCCCTTGCACTGAATCAGGTAGACGTTTCTAACAAACCGCGAACTCAGACTTAACAGCATGGACTACCTCGTCAGCCAGGCTCGACACGGGATCGCACTCGCCCCGCAGGAAGAATAACCCGCAGGAAGAATAATGATGACCTGAAGCTGTGGTCCCCAATCATCGCACCGCAAACCGCTCCAAAGCCATTCTTCTTTCACCGCTCCCAGAACCTAATATCCACGGTCCTCCCGTTGGTCGGCACCAACTCCCGCTTGCGACTAATGGGAGCGCCACACGAAGCGGTATACAAGTCACGAAGTGACCGCTGCCCGCGCAGGGCGCCCGTCCGGCAGGACAGAGCTTCGATCAAAAAAAATAATTCAAAAAATCTTCGCCAAATTTGGCGTATGAGTTATATCCAATTCGTTACAATTAAATAAGAGATCAAAACCAAGGGCTGCCTGCGGCGAAAGCTGCAGCAGCCCTTCGCATTTAACGTCCCACCAATCACCACCAACTCACCACGAAGGAGTCACCGAAGCACCATGAAATGCAGCATCCATCTCGCAGCCAAAGAGCCCCTTAGAGAAAGGAAACCGCACGAAAATTCCACTAACTAAAACAAAACAAGTATTTTAGCCGTAACCCACCTGGATGCAATGGTTTAGCGACACGCCCTTCCGCTAAATCATTGCATCCATTCCACTTGCCCCCAAAATACCCCGTAGGGGGGAGGGGGGTACCAACCGCACTCCAAAGGAGCCGCAAACATGAAAACCGCCATCTGTCGCCACATCAAAACCAACGGACGCCGCTGCAAATCACCCTCTCTCGGCGTCTCCGCCTTCTGCTACTTCCACTCTCGCCTCCTCCGCCGCCACAGAACTCTGCTCGAAACCGCCCCCACCCTGCCCCCAAGCCAGCCGGACAATCCACCTTCGGCGACCGGAGTGCCCCAGTATCTGCCGGAGGCCCTTCCCCTTGAACTCGACCTGCCCCCACTCGAAGATGTCGAGTCCATTCAGGTCTCCATCTCCCTGCTCGTTGCTGCCCTCGCCCGCAATCGCATTGATTCTAAAAGGGCGGCGGTCCTCCTCTACGGTCTCCAGCTCGCCTCCACCAACGCCCGCTCCGTCACCATCGAACCCGCAGCCGCCTCCATCGTCCGTACCCTCGCTCGAACCAAATCGGGCCGGGACCTCGCCGTCGACCCCAGTCCCCGATAGCTCCCTGGCCCGTAGCCCGCCGGAAAAATGCCGGAGAGCCTTGCCAATCGGGGCAAGGCTCCGCAGCATGGAACCTGACTAGTGAGCTTGGCTGGCGTCTAAGGGGACATAGGGAACAAGCCACTTAAGGGAACAAGCCCCCGGTCCACAACGTAGACCTCTCATCCAACGCTATGGAAGTAGCCTTAAATCTCGATCCCATCTCTCCGATCGCTCTCTATCGCCAGATCTACGACGGTCTGCGCGACGGAATCGTCGGAGGAAGGTTCGAGGCTGGCATTAAATTGCCCGCCTCACGCGCTCTGGCCAGCTCGCTCGGCGTCTCGAGAATCACCGTCACCGAGTGTTACGAGCGCCTGATCTCGGAGGGATATCTCGAAACCCGTCGCGGTTCGGGAACCTTCGTCTGCTCCTCGCTGCCCGAAACCGATATGTACGCCTCCAGCGTCCCCATAGCGATCGATCCAGAGCTCGAGAGCCCTGTGCCCGTCCGGCTCTCCATCTATGGAAAGCTCATCAATGCGCCGATCCGCCCCCCCATCCCCCCCGAGCTCATCCGCCTCGACTCGCACGGGCCAGATGTAAGCTCCTTTCCGCGAAAGCTTTGGACCAGGCTCCTGGTCAGACGCATGCAGGAGGATCCTTCAACCCTCCTGCAATATACCCAGGAGTTCAGTGGAAGCACCGATCTCCGCGTAGCCGTGGCCCACTATCTGCGCATGTCCCGTGCCGTCGTCTGCGATCCAAATCAGATCATCATCACCAGCGGATCGCAGCAGGCCCTTTACTTCGCCGCAAGAATCTTCCTCGATCCCGCCGACTACGTCGCCATGGAAGCGCCGGGGTACCGCTTCGCCGGTCGAATCTTCTCCTCCCAGGGCGCCACCCTCCTCCCCATCCCGGTCGACCGCCACGGAATGCAAGTCTCGCAACTCAAAAAACACAGCGACAAGGCGGTGAAGCTTGTCTACGTCACCCCTTCGCACCAGTACCCCCGAGGAGTTGCGCTCTCGGTCGCACGCCGCATGGACCTGCTGGCGTGGGCAAAGCAGACAGGTGCACTGATCCTGGAGGACGACTACGACAGCGAGTATCGATACAACGAGAGGCCGCTCCCCTCCATCCAGGGGATGGTGCCCAATGCTCCCGTCCTCTACATCGGAACCTTTTCCAAACTCTTGTTCCCCACCTTGAGGCTGGGCTATCTCGTAGTGCCCCCTGCCTTTCAGGACGTATTCACAGGGGCTAAGCTGC
The nucleotide sequence above comes from Tunturibacter empetritectus. Encoded proteins:
- a CDS encoding efflux RND transporter permease subunit, producing MSLPNAPTADEKSFWLTRTAKPIFFFLIVLTIAGIYAAFQVPISVFPDTNFPRVVIGVDNGVMPVEQMQVTITKPIEDAVNSVPGLMTVRSTTSRGSAEVSLFFDWSVDMFRTLQLTDSALAKIQSSLPSTAKITTNRLTFATFPILGYALTADDRGPNTVSPTALWQIATYDLKPPLNRVTGVSTVVVQGGKVPEFHIVPDPARLQIAGITVLDLVNAVQTSNIIDSPGLYEADHQLILGLVGAQAHDVESLGRLVVKTTAAGVPIHISDVATLGPATLPVYTAVDANGIPSVLLNITRQPNSNTVAVAAAVAVEIAQLSKTLPAGVHLTPFYDQSELVRESIASVRDAILIGLLLACVILFLFLHDWTSSLIAGLVIPVTVAVTILFLWIIGQSFNLMTLGGLAAAIGLVIDDAIVVVENIVVHRDRGQSRVDAVRTALHEITIPLIGSTVTPVVVFLPLIAVTGVTGSFFRALAVTMTAALLTSLLLALTFTPALSLSLLRERREDAPLKPSEENAAANHDDNGPFMRRVLSLHNRVLGWTIRRTWALAAISGVLIVVGYLAYNALGSNLLPAMDEGSFILDYIMPAGSSLATTNKALDRVEKILRDTPEVSITTRRTGLQLGLAAVTEANTGDISVRLKTKRSRAIDEIISEVRGKIKEQEPELDVEFVQVLEDMINDLSNSPEPIQIKLFSNDITLLHDLGPKVQAAISAIPGVVDTQNGVDNTLSGPATTFQVDPGLASRLGFTVQEVAEDATSLLDGLPSTDPVIVAGRPYTVRVRLSDEHRSSLSAIQNTVFNSATGHTATLGALAEIKELPPQNEIRRENLEQVVLVSGRLEGSNLGGAMVKVKDAVAKLNLPASVRVDYGGTYQEQQKSFHELVQVLLLALALVFGVLLAEFRNFSAPIAILTSSVLSMAGVVLALLITRTDFNVASFMGLIMVIGIVAKNGILLLDADERARAEGAEALDAMMHAAQRRLRPIVMTATAAMCGMLPLAFALGAGSQMLQPLAIAVIGGLLISVVLSLIVTPAMYYHLTARGERTKVEEPQATV
- a CDS encoding efflux RND transporter periplasmic adaptor subunit, which encodes MADKMVTTTTQRAGTPSLAVSLLFLSASLLLQSGCKKADDSADKPVVTVQAVHPTSGSITEEIDADAILAPVAQAAILPKVTAPVRKFYVQRGSHVKAGQLVATLENEDLAAAAMDNKGAFDAAQGAYATATQSAVPEEQTRSRLDLEQAKATLDLDNSILEARKQLLAQGAIPGRDYDTARTTALQAQAAYDIAKQKYEALTKVGTSASLESAKGTLASAKGKYLGAQAQLSYTNIRTPISGVVTDRPLFAGETAAAGTPVVTVMDTSFMIAKLHVAQIQAQRLSLGSPATITVPGVEEPVDAKVSLISPALDPGSTTVEVWLRVPNSKGHLKAGTSVRATLKGKTVENALLIPTEAVQRSPEGAGKIVMVVGADGAAAKRAVTVGIQTDESAEILSGLKPSDTVITTGGYGLDEGTKVKVGPAEEKGSAGKSDDDAGGK
- a CDS encoding TolC family protein, which encodes MKRIFLFNPIFAFGWVMALVLAPSPAEAWQTTTSGVAAPELTGAPQSAASPTTDAGATQANGGVMAQASVQGTNQAGQAVTLDQALSLARANEPAFAAAVAASKTAQLDRSIARAALLPSVVYHNQFLYTQPNGARNGTGSIGTTQPSPRFIANNTVHEYISQGVATETIGLAQYTALARAGAAAAIASAEMEISRRGLTSTVVGLFYNSTAAQQRIVVQQRATDEAADFVKQTQQREAAREVAHADVIKAQLTLQQRQRDLGDAQLQAQKARLDLGVLLFPDPRSPYSVTLPAATSLPERTVVETQAAANNPELKSALATLRAKDLDITTARAAYLPDLVLNYSYGIDAPQFAANGPDGVRNLGYSASATLDIPVWDWFATQHKIKQAHILRDAAKVALTSTQRTLIAQLDEFYGEASLAHDQLASLELSVQTARESLHLTRMRYSAGEATVLEVVDAQNSLTSAELAYQDGTIRYQLALANLQLLTGTI
- a CDS encoding YncE family protein: MPNTSRRVVSSLLFAASTLVPFFTIASATAQKPFQIEQRWTIGGTGGWDYLTADPATHRLYIAHLTRVDVVDTTTGKVIGAIEGLTRCHGVVIAPDGKTGFVSDGGANDVVVFDTSNFATLTKIPAGTNPDGIVYEGSTNTLWAFNGTSKNATVIDAASRKAIGTVALPGKPEFPQSDDAGTVFVNIEDKNSIVRLDAKAQKISATWALSGCDSPSGLAFDKEGGRLFSVCDGKKMAITDSHTGKSLGTPTIGDGPDAAGYDASKKLAFSSNGDGTLSVVDASKATYPVIQTLPTMKGARTMAFDSSTGKIYTVTAKFGATPPATAATPRPRPSILPDSFTVLVIGQD
- a CDS encoding sensor histidine kinase yields the protein MKSYSLTRRLIAAVLLVELCSLLALIGIASVYEGISHFRAFDVTLRGRVDSVLGAVQDAEDPEDNLMLYGTEGLAPRRDIYIVRDDRGRVIGSQGWPGGEQELASKDTREFRNLTVGGIHYRVIRRPGLRIVDPGDAKGGIARHVIILYGSRTHPVWERVRNAIAFYALSGLLLLMITGVVLLHLLRSGLQPLYELVEQAGKISVNSWNLGPSSQARYVRELEPLVSAIESALLRLEQSFAQQKQFVSDAAHELKTSVAVVKSSFQLLTMRSRSAKEYEEGLERVRIDSERMEELVAKMLTLARLEDGAEQPESYRMVELGDVLRDVAEHFRTLASFHRINLVINAERPVFVSCDPDQVRLLCSNLIHNAIQHSGEGAEVRAIVTSRDSVARLVIEDDGIGVPEEVLPHVFDRFYRGDPSRSRRTGGTGLGLAISKAIVLRYHGAISLESRPGQGTSAIVTLPLVQIATEKTYPGTASSREKGVPTS
- a CDS encoding STAS domain-containing protein, with the translated sequence MLLSLSSRFVRNVYLIQCKGRIVLGAEVKALEAMLDEGAREFSRLVVELSEVSRLDSIGLGLLVRFSERMRRRGGDLRLAGPPKFLTDLLKLTKVSALLESYATEEEAIQSYLRERPTVATQKQEGPRVLVVDESADLCVFVRTVLMQHGYDVRSTCSFRDAKTLLQVEGIEYLVVGPSTPRLSAETVMQSLTALAPRAKALQLDPEFKIRDVQEASDALLQLFASGD
- a CDS encoding PLP-dependent aminotransferase family protein, giving the protein MEVALNLDPISPIALYRQIYDGLRDGIVGGRFEAGIKLPASRALASSLGVSRITVTECYERLISEGYLETRRGSGTFVCSSLPETDMYASSVPIAIDPELESPVPVRLSIYGKLINAPIRPPIPPELIRLDSHGPDVSSFPRKLWTRLLVRRMQEDPSTLLQYTQEFSGSTDLRVAVAHYLRMSRAVVCDPNQIIITSGSQQALYFAARIFLDPADYVAMEAPGYRFAGRIFSSQGATLLPIPVDRHGMQVSQLKKHSDKAVKLVYVTPSHQYPRGVALSVARRMDLLAWAKQTGALILEDDYDSEYRYNERPLPSIQGMVPNAPVLYIGTFSKLLFPTLRLGYLVVPPAFQDVFTGAKLLCDLQSSSIDQRILTDFLTEGHLEPYVRKMRIIYRKRRAVLVESLQKHFGRRVTIYGDHAGMHFLADFQIDLAEPEAFERALAAGVRLERVYWPACSEVERPGHVQFVFTFAARSEEELVLAAEKLAHAFLS